One segment of Metallosphaera cuprina Ar-4 DNA contains the following:
- a CDS encoding carbohydrate ABC transporter permease has protein sequence MKWTPFLLVLPAVAYITIFSFFPTIDAVYLSFLDPHGGLSLKNYQELGYFNVEGAILDTILVTVGALVIQLALGFLVASVLSREFFGRRALSTITIIPMGIATVVAAVTFSFIFQTSGGYANTVLHSLFNVNVNWYQSPVSSLLVVMLADSWKNTPIVSLILLAGLSSIPKELYYSAAIDGAGPIRRFIHITLPNLRSFIGVALILRGVQEFNIFALPLILIGDHPPLLTTLVYNLYTTTFPEVGLALAAATVLLGFILVFMGVVIKLTGGGSQ, from the coding sequence TTGAAGTGGACCCCTTTTTTATTGGTACTCCCAGCGGTCGCTTACATAACTATCTTTTCTTTTTTTCCTACCATTGATGCAGTTTATTTAAGCTTCTTAGATCCTCACGGAGGGTTATCGCTTAAGAATTACCAGGAGTTAGGTTACTTCAACGTTGAGGGAGCCATTCTGGATACTATATTAGTTACGGTAGGAGCGTTGGTTATCCAACTCGCTTTAGGGTTTCTAGTGGCCAGCGTGCTCAGTAGAGAGTTCTTTGGGAGACGAGCGCTCTCAACCATAACTATAATCCCGATGGGAATAGCCACGGTGGTGGCGGCAGTGACTTTCAGTTTTATCTTTCAAACTTCTGGGGGTTACGCCAACACGGTTTTACATTCGCTGTTCAACGTTAACGTTAACTGGTATCAATCACCTGTCTCCTCCCTCCTTGTGGTCATGTTGGCGGACAGCTGGAAGAACACTCCGATAGTGTCTCTGATCTTACTTGCAGGTTTATCCTCAATACCTAAGGAGCTGTATTATTCAGCGGCGATAGACGGTGCAGGTCCCATAAGGAGGTTCATTCACATAACCTTACCTAACCTGAGGAGCTTCATTGGCGTGGCCTTGATCCTCAGAGGAGTACAAGAGTTCAACATATTCGCCTTACCTTTGATCCTAATAGGGGATCACCCTCCCCTCCTAACGACCCTCGTGTACAACCTTTACACGACGACTTTTCCAGAAGTGGGTTTAGCCTTAGCCGCCGCTACCGTCCTTCTAGGCTTCATACTCGTGTTCATGGGTGTAGTGATCAAGCTCACCGGGGGTGGTTCACAATGA
- a CDS encoding ABC transporter ATP-binding protein — protein sequence MTVELIDLKKAYGSKRVLDGVSEKIENGEFFVILGPSGEGKTTLLRIMAGIERPDGGRIFVDGVDVTNKPPERRNVAMVFQNYALYPNMTVRDNIAFPLKMRGVSKKEIEERVNRVAGLLGISDIMDKKVTKISGGQQQRVAIARAIVRNPSYYLLDEPLSNLDARMRTVARGELKRIQKELQGTFIYVTHDQKEALSLADRVAVLHAGKFEQVSKPKELYEYPKTKWVAEFIGDFPMNFIPGEILGERCDEIGFRPEWVSVGKGSFTCSVESVEAVGDSRYLVCVFKGFGITIKSEEYYDVGDEVKFEIVEYRKFKNGSIHQS from the coding sequence ATGACCGTAGAGTTGATTGACTTAAAGAAGGCGTACGGATCAAAGAGGGTGTTAGACGGCGTCTCAGAGAAGATTGAGAACGGTGAGTTCTTCGTCATTCTAGGTCCCAGCGGGGAGGGCAAGACCACTCTGTTGAGGATAATGGCTGGGATAGAGAGACCGGACGGGGGCAGGATATTTGTTGATGGAGTTGACGTCACAAACAAACCTCCAGAGAGGAGAAACGTAGCTATGGTGTTCCAAAACTACGCCCTCTACCCTAACATGACGGTGAGGGATAACATAGCCTTCCCATTGAAAATGAGGGGAGTGAGCAAGAAAGAAATAGAGGAGCGAGTGAATAGGGTGGCCGGACTTTTAGGAATATCAGACATAATGGACAAGAAGGTGACAAAGATAAGCGGAGGTCAGCAACAGAGGGTAGCGATAGCTAGGGCTATAGTGAGGAACCCATCTTACTACCTTTTGGATGAACCGTTGAGTAACTTAGACGCTAGGATGAGGACCGTTGCACGAGGTGAGCTTAAGAGGATTCAAAAGGAGTTACAAGGAACTTTCATTTACGTAACTCATGACCAGAAGGAGGCCTTGAGTCTAGCGGATAGGGTGGCGGTATTACACGCGGGGAAATTTGAGCAAGTTAGCAAACCTAAGGAGTTGTACGAGTATCCTAAAACGAAATGGGTGGCGGAGTTCATTGGAGATTTCCCCATGAACTTCATCCCAGGTGAGATTTTAGGAGAGAGATGTGACGAGATAGGTTTCAGACCCGAGTGGGTTAGCGTAGGAAAGGGATCTTTCACTTGTTCTGTTGAATCAGTTGAAGCTGTGGGGGACTCAAGGTATCTGGTTTGTGTCTTCAAGGGATTTGGAATAACAATCAAGTCGGAGGAGTATTACGACGTAGGGGACGAGGTTAAATTTGAGATAGTAGAATATAGGAAATTCAAAAACGGTTCAATACATCAATCTTAA
- a CDS encoding B12-binding domain-containing radical SAM protein, whose amino-acid sequence MSDWQVILTSDRGSFTKFGSSSVLGYVACMPSRLVPRLFMDKFFTPPIKEVDKEGKALYAPYSLRKIEASLVTNGITDVAVIQPERLEKVVSDKTKVIGVSVHDPLGLDPVTFKLSLLFGGGKSWLEQFFEELGDVISRLKKRYNFKVIAGGPGAWELTKSRPDWLDVLFLGEAEIRLPEVVKSLLKGEPVPPIVKGKDPKAEQIPPILGPTRWGEVQVTRGCPRGCSFCSITPETFRSVPLETIKREVEVNLKGGIKNIDFITDDILLYGSSKLRVNHDALVKLFTEVKRMGVDGIFWPHISAPAVRESPKTVQAIAEVAEYDFDRSVMPVVGLESGSLKILEKYMPAKAFPWTPREWGEVIIDATSIMNDNYVYPCYTMTIGYKEETDDDVQDSIDLVQKIIDHDFTAWIFPLPVIPIFTTRIKDNPFPVLDRLPSRYWDLLYVSWTYNMKTTRKLAPRLAGKGLTGKLVKFMIDRVFSSIEWFFRDLKESKGRKTLEFSTVNVNNTLGTIRAIVELSKLSFKKESS is encoded by the coding sequence ATGTCTGATTGGCAAGTGATCTTGACATCAGACAGAGGGTCCTTCACTAAGTTCGGATCCTCCAGCGTGCTCGGATACGTTGCCTGCATGCCCTCTAGGCTAGTGCCTAGGTTATTCATGGATAAGTTCTTCACCCCACCCATAAAGGAGGTAGACAAGGAGGGGAAGGCCCTTTACGCGCCTTACTCTCTAAGGAAGATAGAGGCTTCCTTAGTGACTAACGGTATAACTGACGTTGCTGTGATCCAACCGGAGAGGTTAGAGAAGGTAGTTTCTGATAAGACGAAGGTTATAGGCGTTTCGGTCCACGACCCTCTCGGACTGGACCCAGTTACGTTTAAGCTTTCGCTTCTTTTTGGAGGAGGCAAGTCTTGGCTTGAGCAGTTCTTTGAGGAACTAGGAGATGTCATATCAAGACTTAAGAAGAGGTATAACTTCAAGGTAATCGCTGGGGGACCCGGCGCTTGGGAGCTCACTAAGAGCAGACCGGACTGGCTTGACGTATTGTTCCTTGGGGAGGCAGAGATAAGACTGCCAGAGGTCGTTAAGTCCTTACTTAAGGGTGAGCCGGTCCCTCCAATAGTTAAAGGTAAGGACCCAAAGGCAGAGCAAATACCTCCTATCCTAGGTCCTACCAGATGGGGTGAAGTGCAAGTAACGAGAGGTTGTCCAAGAGGTTGTAGTTTCTGTTCGATAACCCCAGAGACCTTTAGAAGCGTTCCCCTTGAGACCATAAAGAGGGAAGTTGAGGTCAACCTAAAGGGAGGAATAAAGAACATCGACTTTATAACTGACGATATCCTCTTGTACGGCTCCTCTAAACTTAGGGTAAATCACGACGCGCTAGTTAAACTGTTCACTGAAGTTAAGAGGATGGGGGTCGATGGGATTTTCTGGCCCCACATCTCAGCTCCTGCAGTGAGGGAGAGCCCTAAAACTGTACAAGCCATTGCAGAGGTGGCTGAATACGACTTCGATAGGTCAGTGATGCCTGTAGTTGGGTTGGAGAGCGGAAGTCTAAAGATACTGGAGAAGTACATGCCGGCGAAAGCCTTTCCCTGGACTCCAAGGGAGTGGGGAGAAGTGATAATCGATGCCACTTCCATAATGAACGATAACTACGTTTACCCCTGTTACACTATGACAATAGGATATAAAGAGGAGACCGACGACGACGTTCAAGATAGCATAGACCTAGTTCAGAAAATAATTGATCACGACTTCACGGCCTGGATATTTCCACTACCTGTAATACCAATATTTACAACTAGGATAAAGGATAATCCTTTCCCAGTGTTAGATAGGTTACCCTCAAGGTATTGGGATCTACTATACGTTTCTTGGACATATAACATGAAGACCACTAGGAAGCTAGCCCCAAGGTTAGCTGGTAAGGGTTTGACGGGAAAGTTAGTCAAGTTCATGATAGACAGGGTTTTCTCCTCCATTGAGTGGTTCTTCAGAGATCTCAAGGAGAGTAAAGGGAGGAAAACGTTGGAGTTCTCAACCGTTAACGTTAACAACACGTTGGGAACGATTAGGGCGATCGTTGAACTAAGTAAGCTAAGCTTTAAGAAGGAGAGCTCCTAA
- a CDS encoding maleate cis-trans isomerase family protein → MPGGRGRIGLIVPANNAGIEYDFWMMSPKGVSVHSTRMRPSKGCEPVNVEEFEEELRFSYSLLKEISDVIVYGRTYGTHRNSNVISKVGNLIIPEEAVEKIFRVMGVNKIWIATPYPKERTLEEVNWWRSKGFQVTGYDGLGKVRGLDISNTNTFTIYRLVKRHLDQVSQAQAVYIACTALSTYEALSYLSEDLGMPVISENSAAFMESLTRLKISHRVPGIK, encoded by the coding sequence ATGCCAGGAGGTAGAGGTAGGATAGGTCTGATAGTCCCTGCTAACAACGCTGGGATTGAGTACGATTTTTGGATGATGTCCCCTAAAGGTGTGTCAGTTCACTCAACTAGGATGAGACCTAGCAAGGGATGCGAACCTGTCAACGTTGAGGAGTTCGAGGAGGAGCTGAGGTTCTCTTACTCCCTTCTGAAGGAGATCTCAGACGTTATAGTTTACGGAAGGACATACGGGACTCACAGGAACTCAAACGTAATAAGTAAAGTAGGTAACTTGATTATACCAGAGGAGGCGGTAGAGAAGATCTTTAGAGTGATGGGCGTCAATAAGATATGGATAGCTACACCTTATCCTAAGGAGAGGACATTAGAGGAGGTTAACTGGTGGAGATCTAAGGGATTTCAAGTTACAGGTTACGATGGATTAGGTAAGGTCAGAGGGTTAGACATATCTAACACCAACACGTTTACGATCTACAGACTTGTCAAGAGACATCTAGATCAAGTTTCTCAGGCGCAGGCAGTGTACATAGCGTGTACCGCGCTCTCAACTTATGAAGCGTTGAGTTACTTGAGTGAGGACTTGGGAATGCCTGTAATTTCCGAGAACTCCGCAGCTTTCATGGAGAGCTTAACCAGGCTCAAAATAAGTCATCGCGTGCCTGGAATTAAGTAA
- a CDS encoding thiolase family protein, translating to MVAIVDASLTRFGKRKEDVFQLAKESSLPIIRRFKDIDFVLISNSYSGEFNNVSGINNLISSYLSLDEIPSIRIDNTSGSGGSAILVAKSLIDSGQARAILVIGVEKMSTMKTREVTSVISSLLPPRERSIGISLPSLASIMTKIYMRRYGASREAIAEVSVKNHWNGARNPFAHIRKEITLEEVLSSPVVADPLRQYEFCPISDGAASVLITSDEEALSYTSKPVFIKGVAMGSDSSHITDREDILEMKAVKIAGELAMKRAKVERVDFAELHDMATILEIVEGEALGLLEKGKGWTYYLNGMTGVDGEIPINTSGGLNSKGHPIGASGIGQVIEGFLQIRGEAGERQVKEARVGLTVSMAGFGNSATAIVLGDEI from the coding sequence ATGGTAGCGATAGTTGACGCTTCGCTAACCCGGTTCGGCAAGAGGAAGGAGGACGTGTTCCAGTTAGCTAAGGAATCCTCTCTTCCTATAATCAGGAGGTTTAAGGATATAGATTTCGTTTTAATTTCCAACTCTTATTCAGGGGAGTTCAATAACGTATCCGGTATAAACAACCTGATATCCTCCTATCTTTCGCTAGATGAGATACCTTCGATCAGGATTGACAACACGAGCGGGAGCGGTGGTAGTGCCATCTTAGTTGCTAAAAGTCTGATCGACTCGGGTCAGGCTAGGGCCATCCTGGTGATAGGTGTAGAGAAGATGTCAACTATGAAGACTAGAGAGGTCACCTCAGTGATCTCCTCGCTTTTACCTCCGAGGGAGAGGTCCATAGGGATTTCCCTACCCAGTTTAGCCTCAATCATGACGAAGATCTACATGAGGAGATATGGGGCGAGCAGAGAGGCTATAGCTGAGGTCTCGGTTAAGAACCACTGGAATGGGGCCAGGAATCCTTTCGCCCACATTAGGAAGGAGATAACGTTGGAAGAAGTGCTATCCTCCCCAGTCGTTGCCGACCCGCTGAGGCAATACGAGTTCTGTCCGATTAGCGATGGAGCGGCTTCAGTCCTAATTACAAGTGATGAGGAAGCTCTAAGCTACACCTCAAAGCCGGTTTTCATTAAGGGGGTGGCAATGGGATCGGACTCCTCTCACATAACAGATAGGGAGGACATCCTTGAGATGAAAGCGGTTAAAATCGCTGGAGAGTTGGCTATGAAGAGAGCAAAGGTTGAACGCGTAGATTTCGCTGAGCTTCACGATATGGCCACGATCCTTGAGATCGTGGAGGGTGAGGCGTTGGGCCTTTTGGAGAAGGGGAAGGGTTGGACCTACTACCTTAACGGTATGACAGGGGTGGATGGAGAGATCCCAATAAACACAAGCGGAGGGCTGAACTCTAAGGGTCACCCCATAGGGGCGAGCGGCATAGGGCAAGTGATAGAAGGTTTCTTACAAATAAGAGGTGAGGCAGGAGAGAGGCAAGTTAAGGAGGCCAGGGTAGGATTGACCGTCAGCATGGCAGGTTTCGGAAACTCCGCCACGGCAATAGTTTTAGGTGATGAGATTTGA
- a CDS encoding 2-hydroxyacid dehydrogenase: protein MIVSTEKLPEECYSLLQEYELREATEANLAEAEYLISWPSKLRSLVSKMPKLKVIQTLSAGVDDVPYDLLRNVVVLSNAGAYSTSVAEHAWALALALAKGVNVRKREPTYSITDQTALVLGAGGIGSEIARIAKQGFRMRVIGVSRSFRRPEFFDEMLPMDQLKEAIRRGDVVFDTLPLNKSTRGVLNYSVLSLLKERAILVNVGRAETIVEEDVMRVLKERKDVRFGTDVFWRKDGKENFESELWNMDNFMGTYHTAGASASGETLRKAMIKACNNLKNYLEKGESENVVKLSDYV, encoded by the coding sequence ATGATAGTTTCCACCGAGAAGCTACCTGAGGAGTGCTATTCTCTCCTTCAGGAGTACGAGTTAAGGGAGGCAACTGAGGCCAACCTCGCTGAGGCTGAGTACCTCATATCCTGGCCCTCTAAGTTGAGATCGTTAGTTAGCAAAATGCCCAAATTGAAGGTCATTCAGACCTTATCAGCCGGCGTCGACGACGTCCCCTACGATCTATTAAGAAACGTGGTCGTGTTGTCCAATGCGGGAGCTTACTCAACTTCTGTAGCAGAGCACGCTTGGGCACTAGCTTTAGCCTTGGCAAAGGGAGTGAACGTCAGGAAGAGGGAACCTACCTATTCTATAACCGATCAGACGGCTCTAGTTTTAGGTGCAGGAGGCATTGGATCCGAAATAGCTAGGATCGCCAAGCAAGGATTTAGGATGAGGGTGATAGGAGTCTCAAGATCCTTCAGGCGACCTGAGTTTTTTGACGAGATGCTTCCCATGGATCAACTCAAAGAAGCTATAAGGAGAGGGGACGTTGTGTTCGATACGCTACCTCTTAACAAATCGACTAGAGGGGTACTGAACTACTCCGTGCTCTCGCTATTAAAGGAGAGGGCGATCTTAGTTAATGTGGGGAGAGCTGAGACCATAGTTGAGGAGGACGTGATGAGGGTTTTAAAGGAGAGGAAAGACGTGAGGTTCGGCACGGACGTCTTTTGGAGGAAAGACGGGAAGGAGAACTTTGAAAGCGAGCTGTGGAACATGGATAACTTTATGGGAACGTATCACACTGCGGGAGCTTCAGCTAGTGGAGAGACGTTGAGGAAGGCGATGATTAAAGCGTGTAATAACCTTAAGAACTACCTGGAGAAAGGAGAGAGCGAAAACGTGGTGAAGCTCTCGGATTACGTTTGA
- a CDS encoding carbohydrate ABC transporter permease — protein MKLVYLGALIVGAYFLFPLYVLVLLAFNEPSSTLLAKYPSLLPLSLTLNNLKASLQGSEFLDPFMKSLETATLVGLVTILLAVPAGYGLSRLPRSISYPFLVLLLVTNMMPAIVIGIPIAVEFIKLHLFESVIGLALAQTLVTLPIATFIIQGTFSSIPVDLENQARIDGAGLFRRLFSILLPLAAPGIAAAFLISWMFSWDEFTYAILLIPFHSTLPVTIYLDVTRGNLLAGVAFSLIFTLPVIVLTFALQKYLRGEYLAGGIKG, from the coding sequence ATGAAGTTGGTATATCTAGGCGCGTTAATAGTAGGGGCGTACTTCCTTTTTCCACTGTACGTTCTAGTGCTTTTGGCGTTCAACGAGCCCAGCTCAACTCTTCTAGCCAAATACCCCTCTCTCCTTCCCTTGTCCTTGACTCTCAACAACCTTAAGGCATCGCTTCAGGGGTCCGAGTTCTTAGACCCCTTTATGAAAAGCTTGGAGACTGCCACTCTAGTAGGGTTAGTAACTATCTTGCTGGCGGTACCTGCTGGATACGGGCTAAGCAGATTGCCCAGATCGATTTCCTACCCTTTTCTTGTCCTCCTTCTAGTTACCAACATGATGCCTGCCATAGTAATAGGCATACCCATAGCTGTGGAGTTCATTAAGCTTCACCTCTTTGAGAGCGTAATTGGGCTGGCGTTGGCTCAAACCCTAGTGACGCTCCCCATCGCCACGTTCATAATTCAGGGGACGTTCTCTTCAATCCCAGTAGACCTTGAGAATCAGGCTAGGATTGACGGTGCAGGTCTGTTCAGGAGATTGTTCTCCATTCTTTTACCTCTTGCGGCCCCGGGGATAGCTGCGGCCTTCCTGATCTCTTGGATGTTCTCTTGGGACGAGTTCACCTACGCGATCTTACTGATTCCTTTCCACTCCACCTTACCCGTAACCATCTACCTGGACGTGACCAGAGGTAACCTATTGGCTGGGGTCGCGTTCTCACTGATCTTTACGTTGCCGGTAATAGTTTTAACGTTCGCACTTCAGAAGTACCTTAGAGGTGAGTATTTAGCGGGGGGGATTAAGGGATGA
- a CDS encoding dienelactone hydrolase family protein gives MNERTIRFPSFDGKEIEGFLASDGEKAGIIVVSEIWGITEFIKNVTRRLASLGYTVLAPNLYSRNSELFNERTISGVMRRFFSLPPEKRGDQNAISKLVEGLSEDEKKIYQELVVNRASTEDRMIGDLEASYSYLKGLGLQKFGGIGFCMGGGLIFQLSTMVPLDATVVYYGRNPRQIEDISKVRGPVLALYAGEDSAINQGIPDMVKAMIRYKKELEMKIYPGTYHAFATEGGQVYNEAAAKDAWERTVRFFTRVLG, from the coding sequence ATGAACGAAAGAACCATCAGGTTTCCAAGTTTTGATGGTAAGGAAATAGAAGGGTTCCTAGCTTCAGATGGGGAAAAGGCTGGGATAATAGTGGTTTCAGAGATATGGGGAATAACAGAGTTTATAAAGAACGTTACCCGGAGGCTAGCGTCTTTGGGTTACACTGTCCTAGCTCCTAATCTCTACTCAAGAAACTCTGAACTCTTCAACGAGAGGACCATCTCAGGGGTTATGAGAAGGTTCTTCTCTTTACCCCCTGAGAAGAGAGGCGATCAAAACGCAATATCCAAACTTGTCGAGGGCCTATCGGAGGACGAAAAGAAGATATACCAAGAGCTGGTTGTAAATAGGGCTTCTACTGAGGACAGAATGATAGGTGACCTGGAGGCCTCTTACTCATACCTTAAAGGACTTGGGCTTCAGAAGTTCGGAGGAATTGGGTTCTGCATGGGAGGTGGGTTAATATTTCAGCTCTCTACGATGGTTCCCCTCGATGCCACTGTAGTATATTACGGAAGGAATCCGAGGCAGATAGAGGACATTTCTAAGGTGAGGGGACCCGTACTAGCCCTCTACGCCGGGGAAGACTCAGCGATTAACCAAGGTATCCCTGATATGGTGAAAGCTATGATTCGATACAAGAAGGAGTTAGAGATGAAGATCTACCCTGGGACCTATCATGCGTTCGCAACTGAAGGTGGGCAGGTTTACAACGAAGCTGCGGCGAAAGACGCGTGGGAAAGGACAGTCAGGTTCTTCACTAGGGTTCTAGGGTGA
- a CDS encoding ABC transporter substrate-binding protein, whose amino-acid sequence MIPLFSRSNHKGIGRALARSVVIGIIIIVIVAGAIAAVEIGMHHTAVPSSTNTTTVTPPVTKNVTITYFDDLSPSEASVMQDLIIPQFEKMYPNIHVNYVDEGASDIVKSVEELELSGNVGSVIIGEDNLVIGELLSGNYLMNLTPYASQILQNVSLIPSMKSLVNYEQSVYHGEFFIPLRGNIPLVWYNETLFHELNLTPPQNWSQLIQVAQVIKDKTGVNPIMFQGHGGASTYTELYQWMVQAGGNPFLFNDSGDVLAFQYLYNLSSYFTPGYVHGYWGSYKGLLSGEYYMIDYQWPYIYSTMAGEGVNMSHIGFYPGPVGPVNGDHLVGGDVLAIPKGATDVPALIDFARFLLSPQVQREFIIYISWPAVNQEAYNNLPSNISSLYRAEEEAMSNVFFREPVPWITVWGQIADKVFDTIIVDHAPYSEIPSILSQANQEMYSYLVQNYNSTVAQQYEQGVFGPLYG is encoded by the coding sequence GTGATACCCTTGTTCTCAAGGTCTAATCATAAGGGGATAGGCCGTGCCTTGGCCAGATCTGTCGTAATAGGGATAATAATTATAGTCATAGTAGCGGGGGCTATAGCTGCCGTAGAGATAGGGATGCATCACACTGCGGTGCCCTCATCGACTAACACCACAACTGTGACCCCTCCGGTTACGAAGAACGTTACCATCACCTACTTTGACGACCTTTCGCCTTCCGAGGCCTCCGTGATGCAAGACTTGATCATTCCTCAGTTCGAAAAAATGTACCCTAACATACACGTGAACTACGTAGACGAGGGAGCCTCAGACATCGTTAAGAGCGTAGAGGAGCTCGAGCTGAGCGGAAACGTAGGTTCGGTCATAATAGGGGAGGACAACCTGGTAATAGGAGAGCTCTTAAGTGGGAACTACCTAATGAACTTGACCCCATACGCAAGTCAGATCCTTCAAAACGTATCTCTTATCCCGTCAATGAAGAGTCTTGTGAATTACGAACAATCAGTCTACCATGGGGAGTTCTTCATACCCTTAAGGGGAAACATACCCTTGGTTTGGTATAACGAAACTCTATTTCACGAACTGAACCTAACTCCACCCCAGAACTGGTCGCAACTCATTCAAGTAGCTCAGGTAATAAAGGACAAGACAGGGGTAAACCCAATAATGTTTCAAGGACACGGAGGAGCGAGCACCTACACAGAGCTTTATCAATGGATGGTCCAGGCTGGAGGAAATCCGTTCTTGTTTAACGATTCGGGGGACGTCTTAGCCTTTCAGTACTTGTACAACTTATCGTCCTACTTTACCCCCGGATACGTGCACGGTTACTGGGGTAGCTATAAGGGTTTGTTGAGTGGAGAATATTACATGATAGACTATCAGTGGCCTTACATTTACAGCACGATGGCTGGAGAGGGAGTTAACATGAGCCATATTGGGTTCTACCCCGGTCCTGTGGGTCCAGTGAACGGAGATCACTTAGTAGGGGGAGACGTCCTGGCCATACCTAAGGGAGCGACGGACGTCCCTGCACTAATTGACTTCGCTAGGTTCCTCTTATCTCCTCAGGTGCAAAGGGAGTTCATAATTTACATATCGTGGCCTGCAGTGAATCAAGAGGCTTACAACAATCTGCCTAGCAACATAAGCTCTCTGTACAGGGCTGAGGAGGAGGCGATGAGCAACGTGTTCTTCAGGGAACCTGTTCCTTGGATAACCGTATGGGGGCAAATAGCTGACAAGGTTTTTGACACCATAATTGTAGATCACGCACCTTACTCCGAAATACCCAGCATACTAAGCCAGGCCAATCAAGAGATGTACAGCTACCTGGTTCAAAACTACAACTCCACTGTGGCACAGCAGTACGAGCAGGGAGTTTTTGGTCCGCTTTACGGGTGA
- a CDS encoding AMP-binding protein yields the protein MDYAEASKLALENPESYWSPFASKLAWYKTWDKVELNGRWFVNGETNLAENVLRHQGIALIWYGEGERRELSYSELSGLVEKVSSLLKERGVRRGDRVAIHMPNLPETIATMLACAKMGVTYSVIFAGLGAAAVRARIDDLSPKLVVSTQYTQRRGNKILLLGGDLVLNRGLEPLDERTESERIESNEPMMIMYTSGTTGKPKGIVLPHGSWMVGHYVVFDIMFSLRPGDKVFTTADVGWITFSRIAYGTLLHGGTLVFMEGAPDHPRDRIPSIMREESPKVFFTSPTLLRMLRTSDVKLERIEYLATAGEIFDEPSWDYAMKFADKVTDVYGQSETGYVAGTPFALSVEPKKGFAGVPFPGALLETVNENGEVVRGRPGYLILKGSFPTKFVGVWRNEAKFKEYERFGGHDTGDVAIFEGSFLKIVGRNDDMIKIAGHRITSGEVEDLVSKIPGVRDVSAVGVPDEIKGERLILFVVGEVSSETIREEVKTKLGPIYLVEKVIRVKRLPKSRSGKVVRRVLRDLVMNKEVDPTILEDPEVIDEIKEAVAK from the coding sequence ATGGACTACGCTGAGGCTTCAAAGCTAGCCTTGGAGAATCCAGAGTCTTACTGGTCCCCGTTCGCGTCTAAACTCGCTTGGTACAAGACCTGGGATAAAGTTGAGTTAAACGGGAGGTGGTTCGTAAATGGGGAGACTAACTTAGCGGAAAACGTTTTGAGGCATCAAGGGATCGCGTTGATCTGGTACGGGGAGGGGGAGAGGAGGGAGCTATCCTATTCCGAGCTCTCGGGATTGGTGGAGAAGGTTTCCTCACTGCTTAAGGAGAGGGGTGTAAGGAGGGGAGATAGGGTAGCGATACACATGCCTAACCTTCCCGAGACCATAGCGACCATGTTAGCCTGCGCTAAGATGGGGGTAACGTACTCAGTCATATTCGCTGGGTTAGGAGCGGCTGCGGTAAGAGCTAGGATAGACGATTTGTCCCCAAAGCTAGTGGTGAGCACTCAATACACACAGAGGCGTGGGAACAAGATCCTCCTCTTAGGTGGGGACTTGGTTCTCAATAGGGGATTGGAACCGTTAGACGAGCGGACCGAGAGCGAGAGGATAGAATCGAATGAACCCATGATGATCATGTACACGTCAGGAACTACAGGCAAGCCTAAGGGGATAGTCCTACCTCACGGATCTTGGATGGTAGGGCATTACGTAGTGTTCGACATAATGTTCTCGCTGAGACCTGGAGACAAAGTGTTCACTACGGCTGACGTGGGCTGGATAACCTTCTCAAGGATAGCTTACGGTACGCTCCTTCATGGAGGTACTCTCGTGTTCATGGAGGGAGCTCCTGATCACCCTAGAGATAGGATACCCTCCATCATGAGGGAGGAAAGCCCAAAGGTGTTCTTCACTTCTCCCACCCTACTGAGGATGCTGAGGACTTCAGACGTGAAGTTGGAGAGGATAGAATATCTAGCCACCGCCGGGGAGATATTTGACGAACCCTCTTGGGATTACGCTATGAAGTTCGCGGATAAGGTAACCGACGTTTACGGACAGTCCGAGACTGGGTACGTCGCTGGAACCCCTTTCGCCCTCTCAGTAGAACCTAAGAAGGGATTCGCTGGAGTACCGTTTCCTGGGGCACTTCTCGAGACCGTAAACGAAAACGGGGAGGTAGTGAGGGGAAGACCGGGCTACCTAATACTAAAGGGTTCCTTTCCAACCAAGTTTGTAGGAGTTTGGAGGAACGAGGCGAAGTTTAAGGAGTACGAAAGGTTCGGAGGACACGATACGGGAGACGTGGCGATATTTGAGGGGTCTTTCCTTAAGATAGTGGGCAGGAACGACGATATGATAAAGATAGCGGGTCACAGGATAACAAGCGGTGAGGTTGAGGACCTCGTATCTAAGATCCCTGGAGTAAGGGACGTATCTGCAGTCGGGGTGCCTGATGAGATTAAGGGCGAGAGACTGATTCTTTTCGTCGTAGGAGAGGTGAGTTCAGAGACGATAAGGGAAGAGGTCAAGACGAAGTTGGGTCCGATCTACTTAGTGGAGAAGGTGATAAGGGTTAAGAGGTTACCTAAGTCGAGAAGCGGAAAGGTCGTGAGGAGGGTCCTGAGAGATCTGGTCATGAACAAGGAGGTAGATCCCACTATATTGGAGGACCCTGAGGTAATAGATGAGATAAAGGAAGCTGTAGCTAAGTGA